The Methanocorpusculum vombati genome has a window encoding:
- the cfbA gene encoding sirohydrochlorin nickelochelatase gives MSKKGLLLVGHGSRLQYNKELITTTAQMMAEKTDEYLIKSCFMENSVPTVPEGLDAMRGEDLDLLVVVPLFLAKGIHVLRDIPGLLGLESGSNRGVFTLADGREIPVVYAEPIGIDPLLAELMLKNAEKAVATHL, from the coding sequence ATGAGCAAGAAAGGTCTCCTGCTGGTCGGACACGGAAGCAGACTGCAGTACAATAAAGAACTGATCACCACCACCGCACAGATGATGGCTGAAAAAACCGATGAATACCTGATCAAATCCTGTTTCATGGAGAACAGCGTCCCGACTGTTCCCGAAGGTCTTGATGCAATGCGCGGAGAAGACTTGGACCTTCTGGTTGTTGTGCCCCTGTTCCTTGCAAAAGGAATCCACGTGCTCCGCGACATTCCGGGGCTTCTGGGTCTGGAGAGCGGGTCCAACCGCGGTGTATTCACGCTCGCAGACGGCAGGGAAATACCGGTTGTGTATGCGGAGCCTATCGGCATTGATCCGCTGCTTGCAGAGCTGATGCTCAAAAATGCAGAAAAAGCAGTAGCTACCCATCTCTGA
- the cfbE gene encoding coenzyme F430 synthase, with protein sequence MRILVLDTIHGGADIAAALQQRGDTVDAVDVYRGTGVPEQTAASRSYDLVTAPVHLTPSYPLLAKAPVKTHHEMVRELVVPPRISVEITGARGKTTTAFALAHLMTGTGYGILHTSSGTFRMPESELLWRKSITPASVIAACTAARNCGAAWLIAEESVGVAGFGTLGILTSADDYAIAGGSKSALQEKCRSLAACRTVLVPRGVPVQMGWQVIEDLVSVEDDVLSFDGGEVTNPLLTLAGYRAALSAAAAAGLLLGLPVEKLADFSALSGRMQLSEKNGVPFLDNANSGTNADTTIEAAAYLRRMRPGRQIVLVIGMEHHAVCEGFPVSEIRRAVSAVRPAHLVIIAETDDCAGQFPDADAVCTTLSEASAAAADLAKNTGGSVLLAAKTWR encoded by the coding sequence ATGCGGATACTGGTTCTCGATACAATCCATGGCGGTGCAGACATTGCAGCAGCGTTGCAGCAGCGCGGCGACACCGTTGACGCCGTGGATGTGTACCGGGGAACCGGCGTTCCGGAACAGACCGCCGCTTCCCGCAGCTATGATCTGGTCACCGCCCCCGTGCATCTGACCCCTTCCTACCCGCTGCTGGCAAAAGCGCCCGTGAAAACGCATCATGAAATGGTGCGGGAACTGGTTGTTCCTCCCCGTATTTCTGTTGAGATCACCGGTGCACGCGGAAAAACCACAACCGCGTTTGCTCTGGCGCATCTGATGACCGGAACCGGCTACGGTATTCTGCACACAAGCAGCGGAACGTTCCGGATGCCGGAGTCCGAACTGTTGTGGAGGAAAAGTATTACACCAGCCTCGGTGATTGCAGCATGCACTGCCGCGCGGAACTGCGGGGCCGCGTGGCTGATTGCAGAGGAGTCCGTCGGAGTTGCAGGGTTTGGGACACTGGGAATTCTCACCTCCGCAGATGATTATGCCATTGCGGGAGGTTCAAAAAGCGCGCTTCAGGAGAAGTGCAGAAGTCTTGCGGCATGCAGGACGGTGCTGGTACCGCGCGGCGTGCCGGTACAAATGGGCTGGCAGGTTATCGAAGATCTGGTCAGCGTTGAAGACGATGTACTCTCCTTTGACGGCGGTGAGGTGACCAATCCTCTCCTGACCCTTGCCGGATACCGGGCAGCACTATCGGCGGCGGCGGCGGCGGGTCTGCTGCTCGGACTGCCGGTGGAAAAACTTGCGGATTTTTCCGCGCTTTCAGGGAGGATGCAGCTTTCCGAGAAAAACGGTGTGCCGTTTCTCGACAATGCAAACAGCGGAACAAACGCAGACACTACGATTGAAGCCGCAGCCTACCTGCGCAGAATGCGCCCCGGCAGACAGATCGTGCTGGTGATCGGGATGGAGCATCACGCGGTCTGCGAAGGGTTTCCGGTATCTGAGATCCGCCGGGCGGTTTCTGCTGTCCGTCCCGCACATCTGGTGATCATTGCAGAAACAGATGACTGTGCCGGGCAGTTCCCGGATGCAGACGCGGTCTGCACAACCCTTTCAGAAGCATCCGCCGCAGCTGCTGACCTTGCCAAAAACACCGGAGGTTCTGTCCTCCTCGCGGCAAAAACATGGAGATAA